A window of Tautonia plasticadhaerens contains these coding sequences:
- a CDS encoding class I SAM-dependent methyltransferase yields the protein MAHVSASIRPPRPARPVRPTETPDDRPRPGWDHDAEIRTIRALWGRQKREGSAALVHGADLDYAAAHIENDVALRRRLRVLDQVAALLPPRGRVFEWGCQHALDSCVYRMRFGDALELHGADLYEPGPFHVFHEFSGLYYKPLDHPVFMPYPDGHFDVITSNGVLEHVDDDATSLYEISRILRPGGTFILTCLPNRLSYTEALQRLLGHNAHDRLYSLRSAAELLRPPGFEVVDAGHSFVLPTMLYGFPPPVQRAFRRLDRPLHRLNAALERLWPLKLIASNLWLVARKPDR from the coding sequence ATGGCTCACGTCTCGGCCTCGATCCGACCGCCTCGCCCCGCGCGTCCCGTCCGCCCGACCGAGACGCCCGACGATCGCCCCCGCCCGGGGTGGGACCACGACGCCGAGATCCGGACCATCCGGGCCCTCTGGGGACGCCAGAAGCGCGAGGGCTCCGCCGCCCTCGTCCACGGGGCCGACCTCGACTACGCCGCCGCCCACATCGAGAACGACGTCGCCCTCCGCCGCCGCCTCCGGGTGCTCGACCAGGTCGCCGCCCTGCTGCCCCCCCGGGGCCGGGTCTTCGAATGGGGCTGCCAGCACGCCCTCGACTCCTGCGTCTACCGGATGCGGTTCGGTGACGCCCTGGAACTCCACGGCGCCGACCTCTACGAGCCCGGGCCCTTCCACGTCTTCCACGAGTTCAGCGGCCTCTACTACAAGCCGCTCGACCACCCCGTCTTCATGCCCTATCCCGACGGCCACTTCGACGTCATCACCTCCAACGGCGTCCTCGAACACGTCGACGACGACGCCACCTCCCTCTACGAGATCTCCCGGATCCTCCGACCCGGCGGCACCTTCATCCTCACCTGCCTGCCCAACCGCCTGAGCTACACCGAGGCCCTCCAGCGCCTGCTCGGCCACAACGCCCACGACCGCCTCTATTCCCTCCGATCCGCCGCCGAATTGCTCCGCCCGCCCGGCTTCGAGGTCGTCGACGCCGGCCACTCCTTCGTCCTGCCGACCATGCTCTACGGCTTCCCCCCCCCGGTGCAGCGGGCCTTCCGCCGACTCGACCGCCCCCTCCACCGCCTCAACGCCGCGCTCGAACGGCTCTGGCCGCTGAAGCTGATCGCCAGCAACCTCTGGCTGGTCGCCCGGAAGCCCGACCGCTGA